The Drosophila bipectinata strain 14024-0381.07 chromosome 2L, DbipHiC1v2, whole genome shotgun sequence genome has a segment encoding these proteins:
- the Oseg5 gene encoding intraflagellar transport protein 80 homolog, with product MKLKTRFCKKNSLKTNEENEESTQKNTNYPLICVDWSSNEEIYFVSDDHQIFKWSDVSRDSVEVAKLPDDFVPTDLHWLLLGGRGSGGGKGNDTLLVCSNDGRFVILNKSARVERSISAHGAAISSGRWSPDGAGLLTAGEDGVIKIWSRSGMLRSTVVQNEEAIHCARWAPNSTSIVFCQGGHISIKPLAANSKIIRWRAHDGLVLCLSWSTQSNVIASGGEDFRFKIWDAQGANLFTSATEEHAITSVAFNPEKDYLLVGTFNLLKLCHSTGWTYSSSRFSAPIVGSLFSLSWSADGTQVACGTSTGQLIVAFAVEQEAISNNLKAISNSRKSITLRDISTGTRDVLDFPQRVINFALGYGHLVVATTHQVHIYNEKYINTPIIIDGRNDTRVIQVGKKYFMILDATSIWVYTYTGRLHLNPRYPGSQAQIPLLTWRSISLGLDVLAIRDNSDPTLVYLFDLIPGASRQYEPHSLRAKQQLAEIAACRAGTPDDQFVSFIDTNRELFVSESRNLNGERSDEIYKIGTQLTAMMWASETNILVGVHDSCYSIWYCPGEGASDPTIIALTTVSLDTAEFGKHITIESFEDSVVTFCSAGARLPVTVNLYCELLHRALLEGQWPQALKICRLAQHANLWATLAAVATRKHQLQISEEAYAAALQIDKVSYLQHLKTLTPSSAEQMAENSLMLGRMLEAETILLHGRKYEQAVGLALRMHNWRRALEIAQKHQSEVPDLFQKVLQERRKYIKALQREEWDPLYLPHVVKDEVDNTPSE from the exons ATGAAGTTGAAAACGCGTTTTTGTAAAAAGAATTCCTTAAAAACCAATGAAGAAAATGAAGAAAGTACCCAGAAAAATACAAACTATCCCTTGATTTGCGTGGACTGGAGTAGCAATGAAGAGATATATTTTGTGAG TGATGACCATCAAATCTTTAAATGGAGTGATGTTAGTCGGGATTCCGTGGAGGTGGCCAAACTGCCGGATGACTTTGTGCCCACGGACCTGCATTGGCTTCTACTGGGTGGCCGGGGCAGTGGCGGTGGCAAGGGCAACGACACCCTTCTCGTTTGCAGCAACGATGGCCGGTTTGTTATTTTGAACAAAAGTGCCCGGGTGGAAAGAAGCATCTCCGCCCACGGAGCTGCCATTAGTTCTGGTCGCTGGAGTCCGGATGGTGCTGGTCTGCTTACTGCCGGCGAGGACGGAGTGATCAAGATCTGGTCAAGATCGGGTATGCTCCGCTCCACCGTAGTGCAGAACGAGGAGGCCATTCACTGTGCCCGCTGGGCGCCCAACTCCACCTCGATTGTCTTCTGCCAGGGTGGACATATTTCGATAAAACCGTTGGCTGCCAATAGTAAAATAATTAGG TGGCGTGCCCATGATGGCTTGGTTCTGTGCCTAAGTTGGTCGACTCAATCCAATGTAATAGCTTCTGGTGGGGAGGACTTTCGGTTCAAGATCTGGGATGCCCAGGGAGCCAATCTCTTCACGAGTGCAACCGAAGAACATGCCATTACCAGTGTGGCCTTTAATCCTGAAAAGGATTACCTTCTAGTGGGAACTTTTAATCTTCTCAAGCTATGTCACTCTACAGGA TGGACCTACAGCAGCTCTAGGTTTTCGGCACCGATTGTAGGTTCGCTTTTCAGCCTCTCCTGGTCAGCGGATGGCACTCAGGTGGCATGTGGCACCTCCACGGGTCAGCTAATTGTAGCCTTTGCCGTCGAGCAGGAAGCCATCTCCAATAACCTGAAAGCTATCAGCAATAGCCGGAAGTCCATCACCCTCAGGGACATTTCCACTGGCACTCGCGATGTCCTGGACTTTCCCCAACGAGTGATTAACTTTGCTTTGGGTTATGGACACCTGGTGGTGGCCACCACCCATCAGGTGCACATCTACAATGAAAAGTATATTAATACACCGATAATAATTGATGGACGAAATGATACAAGGGTTATACAAGTTGGCAAGAA ATACTTTATGATTTTGGATGCCACATCCATTTGGGTGTACACCTACACGGGTAGGCTACACCTGAATCCCCGTTATCCTGGATCCCAGGCTCAAATTCCTTTGCTCACCTGGCGCTCTATTTCCTTGGGCTTGGATGTCCTCGCCATTCGCGATAACTCCGATCCCACGCTGGTCTACTTGTTCGATTTGATTCCCGGTGCCTCGCGGCAGTATGAACCGCACTCCCTGAGGGCCAAGCAGCAGCTGGCCGAGATTGCAGCCTGTCGGGCGGGAACGCCGGATGATCAGTTCGTGTCCTTCATCGACACTAATCGGGAGCTATTTGTGAGTGAGTCGAGGAATCTGAATGGGGAACGTTCCGACGAGATCTACAAGATCGGCACCCAGTTGACGGCCATGATGTGGGCCAGTGAGACGAATATCCTGGTGGGGGTTCATGACTCCTGCTACAGTATTTGGTATTGCCCAGGGGAAGGTGCCTCCGATCCCACAATCATAGCTTTGACTACAGTTTCTTTGGACACGGC AGAATTTGGCAAACACATAACCATTGAGAGCTTCGAGGACTCGGTGGTCACCTTCTGCAGTGCCGGCGCCCGTCTACCCGTGACCGTAAACCTCTACTGCGAGCTCCTCCATCGTGCCCTGCTCGAGGGCCAGTGGCCGCAGGCGCTGAAGATCTGCCGTCTGGCCCAACACGCCAATTTGTGGGCCACCCTGGCGGCGGTCGCCACCCGAAAGCACCAGCTCCAGATCAGCGAGGAGGCCTATGCGGCCGCCCTGCAGATCGACAAGGTCAGTTACCTGCAGCACCTGAAGACACTGACGCCCTCGAGTGCCGAGCAGATGGCGGAGAACTCTCTGATGCTGGGCAGGATGTTGGAGGCGGAGACGATTCTTCTGCATGGTCGGAAGTACGAGCAGGCGGTGGGTCTAGCTCTGAGGATGCACAATTGGCGGAGAGCCCTGGAAATCGCCCAGAAGCACCAGTCCGAGGTGCCGGATCTGTTTCAGAAAGTGCTCCAGGAGCGACGAAAGTATATCAAGGCTCTGCAGCGTGAAGAGTGGGATCCACTTTACTTGCCACATGTGGTAAAGGATGAGGTTGATAATACTCCTAGTGAATAA
- the LOC108120012 gene encoding glyoxylate reductase/hydroxypyruvate reductase codes for MKRIANTLRTMSTNKTYKVLIAHTDVPEEGLKLLREKCEVIRIVNDYPKNRAEILEKIKGVHAAIWGGRDLLNAEVLDAAGPQFKVVSTMSSGINNVDVPELKKRGIPLGSTPAMLVVAVADLAVGLLIAAARRFQEGRRKIDSNNWETHHRNWMLGQDIQDSTVGFYGFGGIGQAIAKRLSGFEIGRVLYTTRSRVSEDIEKKFNATKVDFDTLLAESDFVVIASPLTPETEGLFNATAFNKMKTTSVLVNIGRGKIVNQDDLYEALKSNRIFAAGLDVMVPEPLRCNDKLLALDNVVVTPHVGYATKRTRVDAASLAAQNILKGLAGEPMPSPAY; via the exons ATGAAGAGAATTGCGAATA CCCTTAGAACTATGTCAACAAACAAGACATATAAAGTGCTGATAGCACACACTGATGTTCCCGAGGAGGGGCTGAAACTCCTTAGAGAGAAGTGCGAAGTCATTCGAATTGTGAACGATTACCCCAAAAATAGGGCTGAGATATTGGAGAAGATCAAGGGAGTTCATGCTGCCATTTGGGGTGGTCGGGATCTGCTGAATGCCGAGGTTCTAGATGCCGCAGGTCCTCAGTTCAAGGTGGTGTCCACCATGTCCTCGGGCATCAACAATGTGGATGTGCCGGAGTTGAAAAAGCGAGGAATACCCCTGGGAAGCACTCCTGCCATGTTGGTAGTGGCGGTTGCTGACTTGGCTGTGGGCTTGCTGATCGCTGCAGCCCGAAGATTCCAGGAAGGTAGAAGAAAGATCGACAG CAATAACTGGGAAACCCATCACCGTAATTGGATGCTTGGCCAGGACATTCAGGATTCCACAGTGGGCTTCTATGGTTTCGGTGGAATCGGTCAGGCCATTGCCAAGCGTCTTTCCGGTTTCGAGATTGGACGTGTCCTTTACACCACCAGGAGCAGAGTCAGCGAGGATATTGAGAAAAAGTTCAATGCCACAAAAGTGGACTTTGATACCCTCCTGGCGGAAAGTGACTTTGTGGTTATAGCCTCCCCGCTAACTCCAGAAACTGAAGGACTCTTCAATGCCACAgcctttaataaaatgaagaCAACGTCTGTTCTGGTTAACATTGGCAGGGGCA aaattgTCAACCAGGACGACCTCTATGAGGCCTTGAAATCTAATCGCATTTTCGCCGCTGGCTTGGATGTCATGGTCCCAGAGCCTTTGCGTTGCAATGACAAGTTGCTGGCTTTGGATAATGTTG TCGTCACTCCTCATGTGGGCTATGCCACAAAAAGAACCCGAGTTGATGCCGCCAGTTTGGCAgcccaaaatattttaaaaggatTGGCCGGAGAACCCATGCCCTCACCTGCTtattaa
- the LOC122321470 gene encoding glyoxylate reductase/hydroxypyruvate reductase, translating to MSRRAFKVLVSHPNVPPPALELLRSRGAETIICQSVPPCREEILQKVPGVDAIYWAHYQALNAGILDAAGSQLRCVSTMSSGIDFVDIPEFKKRQIPLGHTPGVVKNSVADLAIGLMISAGRHFHAGRTEIERSQWKTEQINWMMGQEIRDSVIGFFGFGGISQAIAQRLQSWNVAKIIYHTRTRKENDVDYKAQHVSFEQLLQESDFLVVAAPLTNETRDKFNGKAFELMKKSSVFVNVARGGLVNQPDLYDALTTGKIFAAGLDVTTPEPLPADNPLLTLPNCVILPHMGTQTWKTTTEMSLLAANNIINAMDGKPMVRPAY from the exons ATGTCCCGTCGTGCCTTCAAAGTTCTCGTCTCTCATCCAAATGTACCGCCACCGGCTCTGGAACTACTTAGATCCCGTGGAGCCGAGACCATTATCTGCCAGAGTGTGCCCCCCTGCAGGGAGGAGATCCTGCAGAAAGTTCCCGGTGTGGATGCCATCTACTGGGCCCACTATCAGGCCCTAAATGCCGGAATTCTGGATGCTGCCGGTTCGCAGTTACGTTGTGTCAGTACCATGTCATCGGGGATAGATTTTGTGGATATTCCGGAATTCAAAAAGCGACAAATTCCACTTGGGCACACCCCTGGGGTGGTCAAGAATTCGGTGGCTGATCTGGCAATTGGATTGATGATTTCCGCCGGTCGTCATTTTCATGCTGGACGCACTGAAATCGAAAG ATCCCAATGGAAAACGGAGCAAATAAACTGGATGATGGGCCAGGAGATTCGTGATTCGGTGATCGGTTTCTTTGGATTTGGTGGCATTAGTCAGGCCATTGCCCAGCGGTTGCAGAGCTGGAATGTGGCTAAGATTATCTACCACACCCGGACGCGTAAGGAGAACGATGTCGACTACAAAGCTCAGCATGTGTCCTTTGAGCAACTTTTGCAGGAAAGCGATTTCTTGGTGGTAGCTGCTCCTCTGACCAACGAAACTAGGGACAAGTTCAATGGCAAGGCCTTCGAGTTGATGAAAAAGAGTTCGGTTTTCGTTAATGTGGCTCGTGGTG GCCTTGTTAACCAACCCGATCTTTATGATGCTTTGACTACTGGAAAGATTTTTGCCGCTGGATTGGATGTTACCACCCCAGAACCACTGCCCGCTGATAATCCACTTTTAACTCTACCGAATTGTG TTATCCTTCCCCATATGGGCACTCAAACCTGGAAAACCACCACCGAAATGAGTCTTCTGGCTGccaataatattattaatgcCATGGATGGAAAACCCATGGTGAGACCTgcatattaa
- the LOC108119900 gene encoding glyoxylate reductase/hydroxypyruvate reductase isoform X3 — protein MSTGKAFKVLVTHPEVPQEGIDLLKENCEVILVNSVPTDRAELLQKLRGVDGVLWGGHAALNAEALDAAGPQLKSISTMSAGIDYVDVPELKKRKIPLGHTPTVLNTAVADLAVGLVIAASRRFHEGRKKIDNDQWENYHLNWLLGQDIRDSTVGFYGFGGIGQAIAKRLSGFDIDRVLYTTRRRVAKEIEEEHNAKKVDFDTLLAQSDFIVIASPLTKDTEGVFNATAFNKMKETAVLVNIARGKIVNQNDLYEALKSNRIFAAGLDVTDPEPLSPTDKLLTLDNAVILPHIGSATKRTRADMATIAAHNVLRGLAGEPMLSPAY, from the exons ATGTCCACTGGTAAGGCTTTCAAGGTCCTGGTGACCCATCCCGAGGTGCCCCAAGAGGGCATTGATCTGCTCAAGGAGAACTGTGAGGTCATCCTGGTGAACAGTGTCCCCACCGATCGGGCGGAGCTCCTGCAGAAGCTGCGTGGTGTCGATGGTGTCCTGTGGGGCGGTCATGCTGCTCTCAACGCCGAGGCTTTGGATGCCGCTGGTCCTCAGTTGAAGTCCATCTCCACCATGTCGGCTGGCATCGATTATGTGGATGTTCCGGAGCTGAAGAAGCGCAAGATTCCATTGGGACACACACCCACAGTTCTCAACACGGCTGTCGCTGACTTGGCAGTGGGTCTCGTCATTGCCGCCAGTCGTCGTTTCCACGAGGGACGCAAGAAGATCGACAA TGACCAATGGGAGAACTACCACTTGAACTGGCTTCTGGGCCAAGACATTCGTGACTCCACCGTGGGTTTCTATGGCTTTGGCGGTATTGGCCAGGCTATTGCCAAGCGCCTTTCCGGCTTCGACATTGATCGCGTCCTGTACACCACCCGCCGTCGTGTTGCCAAGGAAATCGAGGAGGAGCACAATGCCAAGAAGGTCGACTTCGATACCCTGCTAGCTCAAAGTGACTTCATTGTCATTGCCTCGCCCCTGACCAAGGATACCGAGGGCGTGTTCAATGCCACCGCCTTCAACAAGATGAAGGAGACCGCCGTGCTGGTCAACATTGCCCGAGGAA AAATCGTCAACCAGAACGACCTTTACGAGGCCTTGAAGTCCAACCGAATCTTCGCCGCTGGCCTGGACGTCACGGATCCGGAACCCCTGTCGCCCACAGACAAGCTGCTGACACTTGACAATGCCG TTATCCTGCCCCACATTGGATCTGCCACCAAGCGAACCCGCGCCGACATGGCCACCATTGCCGCCCACAATGTTCTCCGCGGCCTGGCCGGGGAGCCCATGCTGTCGCCCGCCTACTAG
- the LOC108119900 gene encoding glyoxylate reductase/hydroxypyruvate reductase isoform X2 codes for MLNRFIGLSATIAARSSRSGFLPASLLKAGNQNQNKTMSTGKAFKVLVTHPEVPQEGIDLLKENCEVILVNSVPTDRAELLQKLRGVDGVLWGGHAALNAEALDAAGPQLKSISTMSAGIDYVDVPELKKRKIPLGHTPTVLNTAVADLAVGLVIAASRRFHEGRKKIDNDQWENYHLNWLLGQDIRDSTVGFYGFGGIGQAIAKRLSGFDIDRVLYTTRRRVAKEIEEEHNAKKVDFDTLLAQSDFIVIASPLTKDTEGVFNATAFNKMKETAVLVNIARGKIVNQNDLYEALKSNRIFAAGLDVTDPEPLSPTDKLLTLDNAVILPHIGSATKRTRADMATIAAHNVLRGLAGEPMLSPAY; via the exons ATGCTGAACAGGTTCATTGGTTTATCGGCGACTATTGCGGCTCGCAGCAGCCGCAGTGGCTTTCTGCCTGCGTCGCTTTTAAAAGCTGG GAATCAGAATCAAAACAAGACCATGTCCACTGGTAAGGCTTTCAAGGTCCTGGTGACCCATCCCGAGGTGCCCCAAGAGGGCATTGATCTGCTCAAGGAGAACTGTGAGGTCATCCTGGTGAACAGTGTCCCCACCGATCGGGCGGAGCTCCTGCAGAAGCTGCGTGGTGTCGATGGTGTCCTGTGGGGCGGTCATGCTGCTCTCAACGCCGAGGCTTTGGATGCCGCTGGTCCTCAGTTGAAGTCCATCTCCACCATGTCGGCTGGCATCGATTATGTGGATGTTCCGGAGCTGAAGAAGCGCAAGATTCCATTGGGACACACACCCACAGTTCTCAACACGGCTGTCGCTGACTTGGCAGTGGGTCTCGTCATTGCCGCCAGTCGTCGTTTCCACGAGGGACGCAAGAAGATCGACAA TGACCAATGGGAGAACTACCACTTGAACTGGCTTCTGGGCCAAGACATTCGTGACTCCACCGTGGGTTTCTATGGCTTTGGCGGTATTGGCCAGGCTATTGCCAAGCGCCTTTCCGGCTTCGACATTGATCGCGTCCTGTACACCACCCGCCGTCGTGTTGCCAAGGAAATCGAGGAGGAGCACAATGCCAAGAAGGTCGACTTCGATACCCTGCTAGCTCAAAGTGACTTCATTGTCATTGCCTCGCCCCTGACCAAGGATACCGAGGGCGTGTTCAATGCCACCGCCTTCAACAAGATGAAGGAGACCGCCGTGCTGGTCAACATTGCCCGAGGAA AAATCGTCAACCAGAACGACCTTTACGAGGCCTTGAAGTCCAACCGAATCTTCGCCGCTGGCCTGGACGTCACGGATCCGGAACCCCTGTCGCCCACAGACAAGCTGCTGACACTTGACAATGCCG TTATCCTGCCCCACATTGGATCTGCCACCAAGCGAACCCGCGCCGACATGGCCACCATTGCCGCCCACAATGTTCTCCGCGGCCTGGCCGGGGAGCCCATGCTGTCGCCCGCCTACTAG
- the LOC108119900 gene encoding glyoxylate reductase/hydroxypyruvate reductase isoform X1, whose translation MLNRFIGLSATIAARSSRSGFLPASLLKAGGSRNQNQNKTMSTGKAFKVLVTHPEVPQEGIDLLKENCEVILVNSVPTDRAELLQKLRGVDGVLWGGHAALNAEALDAAGPQLKSISTMSAGIDYVDVPELKKRKIPLGHTPTVLNTAVADLAVGLVIAASRRFHEGRKKIDNDQWENYHLNWLLGQDIRDSTVGFYGFGGIGQAIAKRLSGFDIDRVLYTTRRRVAKEIEEEHNAKKVDFDTLLAQSDFIVIASPLTKDTEGVFNATAFNKMKETAVLVNIARGKIVNQNDLYEALKSNRIFAAGLDVTDPEPLSPTDKLLTLDNAVILPHIGSATKRTRADMATIAAHNVLRGLAGEPMLSPAY comes from the exons ATGCTGAACAGGTTCATTGGTTTATCGGCGACTATTGCGGCTCGCAGCAGCCGCAGTGGCTTTCTGCCTGCGTCGCTTTTAAAAGCTGG GGGCAGCAGGAATCAGAATCAAAACAAGACCATGTCCACTGGTAAGGCTTTCAAGGTCCTGGTGACCCATCCCGAGGTGCCCCAAGAGGGCATTGATCTGCTCAAGGAGAACTGTGAGGTCATCCTGGTGAACAGTGTCCCCACCGATCGGGCGGAGCTCCTGCAGAAGCTGCGTGGTGTCGATGGTGTCCTGTGGGGCGGTCATGCTGCTCTCAACGCCGAGGCTTTGGATGCCGCTGGTCCTCAGTTGAAGTCCATCTCCACCATGTCGGCTGGCATCGATTATGTGGATGTTCCGGAGCTGAAGAAGCGCAAGATTCCATTGGGACACACACCCACAGTTCTCAACACGGCTGTCGCTGACTTGGCAGTGGGTCTCGTCATTGCCGCCAGTCGTCGTTTCCACGAGGGACGCAAGAAGATCGACAA TGACCAATGGGAGAACTACCACTTGAACTGGCTTCTGGGCCAAGACATTCGTGACTCCACCGTGGGTTTCTATGGCTTTGGCGGTATTGGCCAGGCTATTGCCAAGCGCCTTTCCGGCTTCGACATTGATCGCGTCCTGTACACCACCCGCCGTCGTGTTGCCAAGGAAATCGAGGAGGAGCACAATGCCAAGAAGGTCGACTTCGATACCCTGCTAGCTCAAAGTGACTTCATTGTCATTGCCTCGCCCCTGACCAAGGATACCGAGGGCGTGTTCAATGCCACCGCCTTCAACAAGATGAAGGAGACCGCCGTGCTGGTCAACATTGCCCGAGGAA AAATCGTCAACCAGAACGACCTTTACGAGGCCTTGAAGTCCAACCGAATCTTCGCCGCTGGCCTGGACGTCACGGATCCGGAACCCCTGTCGCCCACAGACAAGCTGCTGACACTTGACAATGCCG TTATCCTGCCCCACATTGGATCTGCCACCAAGCGAACCCGCGCCGACATGGCCACCATTGCCGCCCACAATGTTCTCCGCGGCCTGGCCGGGGAGCCCATGCTGTCGCCCGCCTACTAG
- the LOC108119901 gene encoding uncharacterized protein isoform X2, whose translation MYLILFFITLSWLFLYKFSKFCGIEILSCIKQYRGRRRMEAESGSGYEKDTMKVLTDTTKDDTLNGIKKPMKDVAMKVTTVTRDVATNTNEPNKIKPVARVEPLLRSEEFKTSSVETDISPRIVAGPDMPAPIYVATLLSTDPASLTMLLNGIFTFWEPSNAANRRILQQSFRSILWLLRNLTTAYSRFFGSSHTEMEGFRKLRSIYIKTRRIRRMFGRLKVAWYQRTGHENSDAENDGDEDDSGAEYAPARYNKHVNIVRAIKRYMEMVLRMRSSEETIPFKLDATNPLIEIVIDEFASFREQALGAYSGSNRPSDNSADPLFFLDLLDFSQI comes from the exons ATgtatttgattttgtttttcataaCGCTTTCTTGGCTTTTTCTGTataagttttcaaaattttgtggtATTGAAATTTTAAGTTGTATAAAGCAGTATAGAGGTAGGAGAAGAATGGAGGCAGAGTCAGGTTCGGGATATGAGAAAGATACCATGAAGGTTCTTACTGATACCACCAAGGATGATACTTTAAATGGTATCAAGAAACCCATGAAAGATGTGGCAATGAAAGTCACAACTGTGACCAGAGATGTCGCTACCAATACTAATGAG CCAAACAAGATAAAGCCAGTTGCTCGAGTGGAGCCCCTTCTACGCAGCGAGGAGTTCAAAACCTCCAGTGTAGAGACGGATATATCCCCCAGAATTGTAGCCGGTCCAGATATGCCTGCCCCGATTTACGTAGCAACTCTGTTGTCTACCGATCCGGCTTCTTTAA CGATGCTCCTGAACGGAATATTCAC GTTTTGGGAACCCAGCAATGCGGCAAACCGCCGCATACTGCAACAGAGTTTCCGCTCCATACTATGGCTACTGAGAAATCTGACCACCGCGTATTCTCGCTTCTTTGGCAGTAGTCACACGGAAATGGAAGGATTCCGAAAGTTACGTTCGATTTACATAAAGACACGTCGCATTAGACGCATGTTTGGGCGATTAAAGGTGGCTTGGTACCAAAGAACAGGCCATGAGAACAGCGATGCCGAAAATGATGGCGACGAGGATGACTCGGGGGCGGAGTATGCTCCAGCTAGGTACAATAAACATGTAAACATAGTTCGGGCTATAAAGCGATACATGGAAATGGTGTTACGAATGAGATCTTCGGAGGAAACTATACCTTTCAAGCTGGATGCCACTAATCCGTTAATAGAGATCGTGATAGACGAGTTTGCATCTTTTCGGGAACAGGCTTTAGGTGCATATTCGGGTTCCAACCGTCCCAGTGACAATTCAGCAGACcccctattttttttagatcttCTAGATTTTTCACAAATCTAG
- the LOC108119901 gene encoding uncharacterized protein isoform X1, producing the protein MYLILFFITLSWLFLYKFSKFCGIEILSCIKQYRGRRRMEAESGSGYEKDTMKVLTDTTKDDTLNGIKKPMKDVAMKVTTVTRDVATNTNEPNKIKPVARVEPLLRSEEFKTSSVETDISPRIVAGPDMPAPIYVATLLSTDPASLSTSDMPHYLQLFHPDRSNIIYSSDAPERNIHVISYICILIITTLHRFNRRRFWEPSNAANRRILQQSFRSILWLLRNLTTAYSRFFGSSHTEMEGFRKLRSIYIKTRRIRRMFGRLKVAWYQRTGHENSDAENDGDEDDSGAEYAPARYNKHVNIVRAIKRYMEMVLRMRSSEETIPFKLDATNPLIEIVIDEFASFREQALGAYSGSNRPSDNSADPLFFLDLLDFSQI; encoded by the exons ATgtatttgattttgtttttcataaCGCTTTCTTGGCTTTTTCTGTataagttttcaaaattttgtggtATTGAAATTTTAAGTTGTATAAAGCAGTATAGAGGTAGGAGAAGAATGGAGGCAGAGTCAGGTTCGGGATATGAGAAAGATACCATGAAGGTTCTTACTGATACCACCAAGGATGATACTTTAAATGGTATCAAGAAACCCATGAAAGATGTGGCAATGAAAGTCACAACTGTGACCAGAGATGTCGCTACCAATACTAATGAG CCAAACAAGATAAAGCCAGTTGCTCGAGTGGAGCCCCTTCTACGCAGCGAGGAGTTCAAAACCTCCAGTGTAGAGACGGATATATCCCCCAGAATTGTAGCCGGTCCAGATATGCCTGCCCCGATTTACGTAGCAACTCTGTTGTCTACCGATCCGGCTTCTTTAAGTACTTCTGACATGCCCCACTATTTACAACTGTTCCATCCGGATAGATCAAACATTATCTATTCCAGCGATGCTCCTGAACGGAATATTCACGTGATTAGCTACATCTGTATATTAATAATCACTACCTTGCACCGCTTCAACCGCCGCAGGTTTTGGGAACCCAGCAATGCGGCAAACCGCCGCATACTGCAACAGAGTTTCCGCTCCATACTATGGCTACTGAGAAATCTGACCACCGCGTATTCTCGCTTCTTTGGCAGTAGTCACACGGAAATGGAAGGATTCCGAAAGTTACGTTCGATTTACATAAAGACACGTCGCATTAGACGCATGTTTGGGCGATTAAAGGTGGCTTGGTACCAAAGAACAGGCCATGAGAACAGCGATGCCGAAAATGATGGCGACGAGGATGACTCGGGGGCGGAGTATGCTCCAGCTAGGTACAATAAACATGTAAACATAGTTCGGGCTATAAAGCGATACATGGAAATGGTGTTACGAATGAGATCTTCGGAGGAAACTATACCTTTCAAGCTGGATGCCACTAATCCGTTAATAGAGATCGTGATAGACGAGTTTGCATCTTTTCGGGAACAGGCTTTAGGTGCATATTCGGGTTCCAACCGTCCCAGTGACAATTCAGCAGACcccctattttttttagatcttCTAGATTTTTCACAAATCTAG